One part of the Asterias amurensis chromosome 11, ASM3211899v1 genome encodes these proteins:
- the LOC139943696 gene encoding putative RRN3-like protein RRN3P1: MNATRKTKGVKTNITRHIAPRDTAISAIIESFLEYLRKRFTNPNTPAILRQATASYIASFISRANFLPHSTVTACLDLMVGWINYYIEKQESNPRLLQDVNVHGPFYSLCQKISDRILLYNHGT; the protein is encoded by the exons ATGAATGCAACACGTAAAACAAAAGGAGTAAAAACTAACATTACACGTCACATTGCTCCACGGGACACCGCAATTTCT GCAATTATAGAAAGCTTTTTGGAGTATCTGCGGAAGCGATTCACTAATCCCAACACACCGGCAATCCTACGTCAAGCCACTGCCTCCTACATAGCAAGCTTCATCTCCAGGGCAAACTTCCTTCCACACAG TACGGTGACAGCATGTTTGGATCTCATGGTTGGATGGATTAACTATTACATTGAGAAGCAAGAAAGCAATCCTAGATTACTACAAGACGTCAACGTACATGGACCATTTTATTCTCTCTGTCAG aaaatatCAGATCGCATACTGTTATACAATCATGGAACGTAA
- the LOC139943695 gene encoding ankyrin repeat domain-containing protein 40-like produces MDDSKELEEKLREAASIGDQNTLEKMLKLGVNVNAKHRINGWTALHWASKRGHPTIVRFLLENGADLTLTNGKGETAAQLTDKEDIHSILGGKPEVLANASPLPITPNYIQNPPFPYLSTTNGTVPSPASHSSNKQPITDRVTNLPQFNHSEELVLKVRVANSSETDFIEIELDRNERTLSNLVLTCCRELNCEPQSIIKLRKLPNTIIRKDKDVWRLTDFQELELVLQKFTGNTRIQDAFQTLIY; encoded by the exons ATGGATGACAGTAAGGAATTGGAGGAAAAGCTTCGGGAGGCTGCCAGCATTGGAGATCAAAATACGCTGGAAAAAATGCTCAAACTCGGTGTAAATGTGAACGCAAAACACCGCATAAACGGATG GACAGCGTTACACTGGGCCAGCAAACGAGGGCATCCGACTATTGTGAGATTCCTTTTGGAAAATGGAGCAGACCTAACATTGACCAACGGCAAAGGGGAAACTGCTGCTCAACTCACAGACAAAGAAGATATCCACTCAATACTTGGAG GCAAACCAGAAGTCCTAGCAAACGCTTCTCCGTTACCAATCACGCCTAACTACATACAGAACCCGCCTTTTCCTTACTTATCCACGACAAATGGAACCGTCCCAAGCCCTGCAAGTCACAGCAGCAACAAGCAACCAATCACAGACAGGGTTACAAACTTACCCCAGTTTAATCACTCAGAag AGCTGGTCCTCAAGGTACGAGTAGCCAATTCATCAGAGACAGATTTTATCGAGATAGAGCTTGACCGCAACGAGCGAACCTTGTCCAACCTTGTCCTCACATGCTGTCGAGAGCTAAACTGTGAACCGCAATCCATTATCAAGCTCCGCAAACTTCCAAACACCATCATCCGTAAAGACAAAGACGTGTGGAGACTAACAGATTTCCAAGAGCTGGAGTTGGTGCTACAGAAGTTCACTGGAAATACACGGATTCAAGATGCCTTCCAAACACTGATATACTGA